Proteins from a single region of Apium graveolens cultivar Ventura chromosome 7, ASM990537v1, whole genome shotgun sequence:
- the LOC141673270 gene encoding uncharacterized protein LOC141673270: protein MTNLTNLSFVALDISGENYLSWVQDVKLHLGSKKLGNTIKAENTSTIEENFTSIIFLRHHMHEDLKSEYLEVEDPFILWENLKDRFDHQKLVYLPAAENDWANLRVQDFKSVRAYSSALFKISSRLIMCGEIVTEKKKIDKTLSTFHPNNINLAEMYRERKFTKFGDLLSTLLVAEQNHELVIKNHQSRPTGSTPLPEVNNTTFQQNVRGKGHRGGRGHGRYRGRGRGRGHFRPYYSFGHQKWQPETQSKRKAPQGGKTNNLCHKCGMEGHWSRNCYIPQHLVDLYQSSKRSKGKMVETNFANNLDDSLIISTGGISVNGPNETNETPMWEAED from the coding sequence ATGACAAATCTTACAAACTTGTCGTTCGTTGCATTGGACATTTCTGGGGAGAATTATCTATCGTGGGTACAAGATGTAAAGTTGCATTTGGGTTCAAAGAAATTAGGCAACACAATAAAGGCAGAAAACACATCCACAATTGAAGAAAATTTTACCTCTATTATTTTCCTTCGACACCACATGCATGAAGATCTAAAATCTGAGTACCTAGAAGTCGAGGATCCctttattttatgggaaaatctaAAGGATAGGTTCGATCATCAGAAACTAGTTTATCTACCTGCAGCTGAAAATGATTGGGCTAATCTAAGGGTTCAAGATTTTAAGAGTGTTCGGGCATATAGCTCAGCACTATTCAAAATAAGTTCTAGGCTCATTATGTGTGGTGAGATTGTTACTGAGAAAAAAAAGATCGACAAAACATTATCCACTTTTCATCCCAATAATATCAACTTAGCCGAGATGTACAGGGAGCGCAAGTTTACCAAGTTTGGGGATCTCCTTTCAACCCTCCTTGTTGCCGAGCAGAATCATGAATTGGTGATTAAGAATCATCAATCCCGTCCAACGGGATCTACCCCTTTACCAGAAGTAAATAACACGACATTCCAGCAGAATGTACGTGGAAAAGGGCATAGAGGTGGACGAGGCCATGGTCGCTACCGTGGACGAGGCCGTGGTCGTGGGCATTTTCGTCCTTATTATAGCTTTGGTCACCAGAAGTGGCAACCTGAAACACAGAGCAAAAGAAAGGCACCACAAGGAGGGAAAACTAACAATTTATGTCACAAGTGTGGAATGGAAGGGCATTGGTCACGTAATTGTTATATCCCACAACATCTTGTTGATTTATATCAGTCATCTAAAAGATCAAAAGGGAAAATGGTGGAAACCAATTTCGCCAACAACTTAGATGATTCTCTTATAATATCAACCGGGGGAATAAGCGTTAATGGTCCTAATGAGACTAACGAAACTCCCATGTGGGAGGCTGAGGATTAG